The Fervidibacillus albus genome contains a region encoding:
- the meaB gene encoding methylmalonyl Co-A mutase-associated GTPase MeaB has protein sequence MEKKFRYRKIKRENFSIEKLAGCIRKGSRVHLAKAITLIESNRWDDFQKGQELLTLLMPYTGQSLRIGITGVPGAGKSTFIERLGTFLCQMGKKVAVLAVDPSSTVTHGSILGDKTRMEQLSKEPNAFIRPSPSGGTLGGVHRKTRETILLCEAAGYEIIFVETVGVGQSEVDVKTMVDMFLLLTITGAGDELQGLKKGIVELVDGVIVTKADGENRKRAIKTKNEYNQFLKFLRPKTDLWEPKAMICSNITGEGIREIWAFVEHFHEHLRKTNRFDEQRKEQLKDWLMSSIIDRLRQSFFEHEKVKKELPSTIEQVTKGNLPVSTAVEKILSLYHE, from the coding sequence ATGGAAAAAAAGTTCCGTTATCGAAAAATCAAGCGAGAAAATTTTTCCATTGAAAAGTTGGCGGGATGTATTCGAAAAGGAAGTCGTGTGCATTTGGCTAAGGCGATTACGTTAATAGAGAGTAATCGGTGGGACGATTTTCAGAAAGGCCAGGAACTACTCACATTGCTCATGCCTTATACAGGGCAATCCCTTCGCATCGGTATAACAGGCGTCCCCGGTGCAGGAAAAAGTACCTTTATCGAAAGGTTAGGAACGTTTTTATGTCAAATGGGGAAGAAAGTAGCCGTGTTAGCCGTCGATCCGTCATCGACTGTCACCCACGGAAGTATACTCGGCGATAAAACGCGGATGGAACAATTGTCGAAGGAACCGAATGCGTTCATTCGACCGTCCCCATCTGGGGGGACTTTAGGGGGGGTTCATCGAAAAACGCGCGAAACAATCCTTTTATGTGAAGCGGCAGGTTATGAGATTATTTTCGTCGAAACCGTCGGCGTTGGCCAAAGCGAAGTTGATGTAAAAACGATGGTTGATATGTTTTTATTATTGACGATCACCGGTGCCGGAGATGAATTGCAAGGACTCAAAAAAGGGATCGTGGAACTGGTCGACGGGGTAATCGTTACGAAAGCGGATGGGGAAAATCGGAAACGGGCGATAAAAACGAAAAATGAGTATAACCAATTTTTAAAATTTCTTCGCCCGAAAACGGATTTATGGGAACCGAAAGCGATGATTTGCTCGAATATTACCGGCGAAGGTATTCGAGAAATTTGGGCGTTCGTAGAGCATTTTCATGAACATTTACGGAAAACGAATCGCTTTGACGAACAGAGGAAGGAACAATTAAAGGATTGGCTCATGTCATCGATTATCGACCGGTTACGCCAATCGTTTTTCGAACATGAAAAAGTAAAAAAAGAACTTCCTTCTACAATCGAGCAAGTAACAAAAGGAAATCTCCCTGTTTCCACCGCAGTGGAAAAAATACTCTCTCTATACCATGAATAA
- a CDS encoding L,D-transpeptidase, translated as MDSIVKLLLAFTLSPLWPLGENPLPGDPFLIVNKQTNEVAFIHEGRVQEIFPAATGKTPQLTPEGMFTITVKAINPYYRRKNIPGGSPKNPLGARWIGFDAMDSNGRIYGLHGTNNPSSIGGYVSEGCIRLTNEDIIYLYDQIPLGTKIYITTTSDNFEKIAKEKGAIE; from the coding sequence GTGGATTCCATCGTTAAACTGTTACTTGCATTCACATTGTCTCCCTTATGGCCGCTCGGAGAAAACCCTCTTCCCGGTGATCCATTTTTAATCGTCAATAAACAGACGAATGAAGTCGCTTTTATTCACGAAGGGCGAGTTCAAGAAATTTTCCCAGCGGCAACCGGAAAAACGCCGCAATTAACGCCGGAAGGAATGTTTACCATAACCGTCAAAGCGATTAATCCTTATTATCGAAGGAAAAATATACCAGGCGGTTCTCCTAAAAATCCTCTAGGAGCTAGATGGATTGGCTTTGACGCTATGGATTCGAACGGACGTATTTACGGTTTGCACGGAACGAATAATCCTTCCTCCATCGGCGGATACGTATCGGAAGGATGTATCCGCTTAACGAACGAAGACATCATTTATTTATACGATCAAATTCCCCTCGGAACGAAAATTTATATTACGACTACATCTGACAATTTTGAGAAAATCGCAAAGGAAAAAGGGGCGATCGAGTAA
- the prli42 gene encoding stressosome-associated protein Prli42, which yields MKNKRVRKFVVYLMLIAILASTFMAGLSFLF from the coding sequence TTGAAAAATAAACGGGTACGGAAATTCGTCGTATATTTAATGCTCATCGCCATACTCGCATCAACGTTCATGGCAGGGTTATCCTTTTTATTTTAA
- the mce gene encoding methylmalonyl-CoA epimerase, translated as MKGIDHIGIAVYSIERTLPFYTDVLHFTHLKTEIVESEGVKVAFLDTGNGKIELLEPIQVDSPVHTFLEKRGEGIHHIALQTDDIGTDLKNLEENDIRLINRTPKKGAGGAFVSFLHPKSTFGVLYEICQKGEEKE; from the coding sequence ATGAAAGGAATCGACCATATCGGAATTGCCGTCTATTCAATTGAAAGGACATTACCCTTTTATACGGACGTTTTGCATTTTACCCATTTAAAGACGGAAATCGTTGAAAGTGAAGGAGTGAAGGTCGCCTTTCTTGATACAGGAAACGGAAAAATTGAATTATTGGAGCCGATACAAGTCGATAGTCCCGTACATACGTTTTTGGAAAAAAGGGGCGAAGGTATTCACCATATCGCTTTACAGACGGACGACATCGGAACGGATTTAAAAAATTTAGAAGAAAACGACATCCGTTTGATCAATCGAACACCGAAAAAAGGAGCCGGGGGTGCATTCGTTAGCTTCCTCCATCCGAAATCAACCTTTGGTGTCCTTTACGAAATTTGTCAAAAAGGGGAAGAAAAGGAGTAG
- a CDS encoding acyl-CoA carboxylase subunit beta, with protein MQETKYGDIYDKIHELYDKRSEVEMGGGPEKIDKQHAKGKLTARERIDLLVDQGTFVELNPFIEHRSNDSSLQKIKGPGDGVVTGFGKINGRPVYLFSQDFTVFGGALGEMHAKKIANVMDLAAKAGFPIIGLNDSGGARIQEGVISLDGYGHVFYRNAIYSGVVPQISVIMGPCAGGAVYSPAITDFVIMVEETSQMFITGPKVIETVTGEKITSENLGGARIHSSVSGNAHYRATNEEDALTFVRKLLTYLPSNNQETPPNTDMKDEEDYRPDLPDTVPFDAVRPYDVKNVIRQVVDSDSFLEIHADFAKNIVVGFGRIKGNVVGLVCNQPKWMAGGLDIDSSDKASRFIRFCDAFNIPIITFEDVTGFFPGVKQEHGGIIRHGAKILYAYSEATVPKITVILRKAYGGAYVALNSKAIGADFVFAWPNAEIAVMGPEGAANIIFAKEIQNSENPERVRMQKIKEYREKFANPYIAAKMGMVDDVIDPRETRIKIIQALEMVKTKTESRPMKKHGNIPL; from the coding sequence ATGCAGGAAACAAAATATGGGGATATATATGATAAAATTCATGAATTGTACGATAAACGAAGTGAAGTGGAAATGGGGGGAGGACCGGAAAAAATTGATAAACAGCATGCAAAGGGAAAATTGACGGCGAGGGAACGAATCGATTTATTAGTCGACCAAGGAACGTTCGTTGAATTAAATCCATTTATCGAACATCGGTCGAATGATTCGAGTTTGCAAAAGATTAAAGGACCAGGAGATGGGGTCGTTACGGGATTTGGAAAAATAAACGGGCGACCGGTCTATTTATTTTCTCAAGATTTTACCGTTTTCGGCGGTGCCCTCGGGGAGATGCATGCGAAAAAAATCGCGAACGTTATGGATTTAGCCGCAAAGGCGGGCTTTCCAATCATCGGTTTAAACGATTCCGGTGGAGCTCGGATTCAAGAAGGTGTCATTTCATTGGACGGGTACGGTCATGTATTTTATCGAAATGCAATTTATTCAGGTGTCGTACCACAAATATCCGTTATCATGGGTCCTTGTGCAGGCGGTGCCGTCTATTCGCCAGCCATTACCGATTTTGTCATTATGGTCGAGGAAACAAGTCAAATGTTTATTACCGGTCCGAAAGTAATTGAGACTGTTACGGGAGAAAAAATAACGAGTGAAAACTTAGGGGGTGCCCGTATCCATAGTTCGGTCAGTGGAAATGCCCATTATCGTGCAACGAATGAAGAGGACGCCCTTACTTTTGTTCGTAAACTATTAACCTATTTACCGTCCAACAATCAAGAAACACCTCCGAATACCGATATGAAAGATGAGGAGGATTATCGGCCGGATTTACCGGATACCGTTCCCTTCGATGCCGTTCGTCCGTACGATGTGAAAAACGTAATTCGTCAAGTCGTCGATTCCGATTCATTTTTGGAAATTCATGCCGATTTTGCAAAAAATATCGTCGTCGGTTTCGGGCGGATAAAAGGAAATGTCGTCGGACTCGTCTGTAACCAACCGAAATGGATGGCAGGCGGTCTTGATATCGATTCCTCTGACAAGGCTTCCCGGTTTATTCGATTTTGCGATGCCTTTAACATCCCGATTATTACGTTCGAAGATGTGACCGGATTTTTCCCCGGTGTTAAACAGGAACATGGGGGAATCATTCGCCACGGTGCAAAAATTTTATATGCTTATTCGGAAGCAACCGTACCGAAAATTACGGTGATTTTAAGGAAAGCGTACGGAGGGGCGTACGTTGCTTTAAATAGTAAAGCGATCGGAGCCGATTTCGTATTTGCGTGGCCCAATGCGGAAATTGCCGTTATGGGACCGGAGGGTGCTGCAAATATTATCTTCGCGAAGGAAATTCAAAATAGTGAAAATCCGGAACGAGTACGGATGCAAAAGATAAAAGAATATCGAGAGAAATTTGCCAATCCATATATTGCGGCAAAAATGGGTATGGTCGATGACGTAATCGATCCTCGGGAAACACGAATCAAAATCATTCAAGCCCTCGAAATGGTAAAGACGAAAACGGAATCGAGACCGATGAAAAAGCACGGGAACATCCCCCTTTAA
- a CDS encoding M20/M25/M40 family metallo-hydrolase, whose amino-acid sequence MINQQRLLREFLELVQIDSETKEEGKIATVLKEKFSSLGLEVIEDDAKKVTGHGAGNLICTLKGNNQSTDPIYFTSHMDTVTPGKNVKPSVKDGYVVTDGTTVLGADDKAGLAVMLEVIRVLKENNIDHGTIQWIITVGEESGLVGAKALNSDMIQAKFGYALDSDGEVGTIVTAAPTQAKVNATIFGKSAHAGVAPEKGVSAITVSAKAISKMPLGRIDEETTANIGRFEGGRATNIVCDRVDILAEARSLEKAKLDRQIEKMKKAFEDTASEMGAKAEVDVKIMYPSFRFDESDVVVQVAQQAAENIGIKSTLKQSGGGSDGNVIAGMGIPTVVLGVGYKEIHTTKERMPVEQLNRLAEYVLSIIQTVNKKGEK is encoded by the coding sequence TTGATTAATCAACAGAGACTATTACGTGAATTTTTAGAACTTGTTCAAATCGATTCGGAAACGAAAGAGGAAGGGAAAATAGCCACCGTTTTAAAGGAAAAATTTTCATCCCTCGGCTTGGAAGTGATAGAAGACGATGCGAAAAAAGTGACAGGGCATGGTGCAGGCAATTTAATTTGTACGTTGAAAGGGAACAACCAATCGACCGATCCGATTTATTTCACTTCCCATATGGACACGGTGACGCCTGGGAAAAACGTGAAACCTTCCGTGAAAGATGGTTATGTCGTAACGGACGGAACGACGGTTTTAGGAGCGGATGATAAGGCGGGGTTAGCCGTCATGTTGGAAGTGATTCGGGTGTTAAAGGAAAATAACATTGACCACGGAACGATTCAATGGATTATTACAGTCGGTGAAGAATCGGGCCTTGTCGGTGCGAAGGCTTTAAACTCGGATATGATTCAAGCCAAATTCGGGTATGCGTTGGATAGCGACGGTGAAGTGGGAACGATCGTGACGGCGGCACCGACGCAAGCCAAAGTGAACGCAACGATTTTCGGAAAAAGTGCCCATGCAGGGGTGGCACCAGAAAAGGGAGTTTCGGCGATTACTGTAAGTGCTAAAGCGATTTCCAAAATGCCCCTCGGTCGAATCGACGAGGAGACGACAGCAAATATCGGTCGTTTTGAAGGAGGACGTGCGACAAATATCGTTTGCGATCGAGTCGATATTTTAGCAGAAGCCCGTTCCCTCGAGAAAGCTAAATTAGATCGGCAAATCGAAAAGATGAAAAAAGCATTTGAAGATACTGCTTCCGAAATGGGTGCGAAGGCGGAAGTAGATGTGAAGATTATGTATCCTTCCTTCCGTTTTGATGAAAGTGATGTAGTCGTTCAAGTGGCGCAACAGGCGGCGGAAAACATCGGCATAAAAAGTACATTGAAACAAAGCGGTGGTGGCAGCGATGGGAATGTGATCGCTGGCATGGGAATCCCGACGGTCGTTTTAGGTGTCGGATACAAAGAAATTCATACGACGAAGGAACGGATGCCCGTTGAACAATTGAATCGGTTAGCCGAATATGTATTGTCCATTATTCAAACGGTCAATAAGAAAGGGGAAAAATAA
- a CDS encoding chemotaxis protein CheW, whose protein sequence is MERKKWVIFQVETEEYAIEVGRVISIERTEPFTPIPQLPEYVKGIMKVRNELVPVVDLRKVLYEKDEQENESVRIIVLKTNRMPIALLVTEAKELIETEEGNEKQVGLINYKQTAFFKSVIQLQNRLITVIDSDVLIETLDGIREIYTYMEEQRKPTAAEY, encoded by the coding sequence ATGGAAAGGAAAAAATGGGTCATTTTTCAAGTGGAAACGGAAGAGTATGCAATTGAAGTCGGACGGGTAATCTCTATTGAGCGGACGGAACCATTTACCCCTATCCCCCAGTTGCCTGAATACGTGAAGGGAATTATGAAAGTACGTAATGAACTTGTTCCCGTCGTCGATCTACGAAAGGTTTTATATGAAAAAGATGAACAAGAAAATGAATCGGTTCGAATAATCGTATTAAAAACGAATCGGATGCCAATTGCGTTACTTGTAACAGAGGCGAAGGAATTGATCGAAACGGAAGAGGGAAATGAAAAACAAGTCGGATTGATCAATTACAAACAAACCGCCTTTTTCAAAAGTGTCATACAGTTACAAAATCGGTTAATTACCGTCATCGATTCCGACGTATTAATCGAAACGTTAGACGGAATTCGGGAAATTTACACTTATATGGAAGAACAACGAAAACCGACTGCCGCCGAATATTGA
- a CDS encoding DNA polymerase IV gives MNKMNGKKPRIIFHVDMNSFYASVEMAQNPTLKGKPLAICGNPEERRGIIVTCSYEARKYGVKTTMPLWEAKRLCPQLIVRRPNFDLYRKTSLQMFDLLREYTPFVEPVSIDEGYMDVTEQRIHPLQLAKTIQSRLVNDLDLPSSIGIAPNKFLAKTASNMKKPMGITLLRKREIPMKLWPLPIDEMHGIGTKTAEKLRSIGVNTIKDLADANEVQLKSLLGINGIRLKERANGIDPRVVDPDSIYDYKSVGNSTTLSKDTTSEEQLLATLRMLADKVSVRLKNKAVFATNLSVMIRYNDWTTHTRSKKLVNPTQDEGEIFEEAKKLFQTHWTKRPVRLLGITGNDLVDQRHAYKQLDLFSFEEDAKDEPLFQTLEQLKKKYGEAVVQKGITDHRNAGYTNTSFNKDFLIDLEKGKE, from the coding sequence ATGAACAAAATGAACGGAAAAAAACCGAGGATTATTTTTCATGTGGATATGAATAGCTTTTATGCATCCGTCGAGATGGCACAAAATCCAACGTTGAAAGGAAAACCGCTCGCCATTTGTGGCAATCCTGAAGAACGAAGGGGGATCATCGTCACGTGTAGTTATGAAGCGAGAAAATACGGGGTGAAAACGACGATGCCCCTGTGGGAAGCGAAACGGTTATGTCCCCAATTGATTGTAAGGAGACCGAATTTTGATTTGTATCGAAAAACGTCGTTACAAATGTTTGACTTGCTACGAGAATATACCCCCTTCGTAGAACCGGTTTCCATCGATGAAGGATATATGGATGTCACGGAGCAAAGGATTCATCCGCTGCAACTGGCTAAAACGATTCAATCCCGGTTAGTTAACGATTTAGATCTGCCTTCTAGTATCGGCATTGCCCCGAATAAATTTTTAGCAAAAACCGCATCGAATATGAAAAAACCGATGGGGATTACTTTGTTAAGAAAACGGGAAATCCCGATGAAACTTTGGCCGTTGCCGATTGACGAAATGCACGGGATCGGAACGAAAACAGCGGAAAAACTCCGATCCATCGGTGTAAACACGATTAAAGATTTGGCCGATGCGAACGAAGTCCAATTGAAAAGCTTATTAGGCATTAACGGAATACGGTTGAAGGAACGGGCAAATGGGATCGATCCTCGCGTCGTCGATCCCGATTCGATTTACGATTACAAAAGCGTCGGAAATTCGACCACATTAAGTAAGGATACGACATCGGAAGAACAATTATTGGCGACGTTACGAATGTTAGCCGATAAAGTTTCCGTCCGATTGAAAAACAAAGCTGTTTTTGCAACGAATCTTTCGGTGATGATTCGGTATAACGATTGGACAACCCATACGCGAAGTAAAAAACTCGTCAATCCGACACAAGATGAAGGGGAAATTTTTGAAGAAGCAAAAAAATTGTTTCAAACCCATTGGACGAAACGACCTGTTCGCTTACTCGGTATTACCGGCAACGATCTCGTCGACCAACGTCATGCTTATAAACAGTTGGACCTGTTCTCCTTTGAAGAGGATGCGAAGGATGAACCGCTTTTTCAGACGTTGGAACAGTTGAAAAAGAAATATGGTGAAGCGGTCGTGCAAAAGGGGATAACGGATCATCGAAACGCGGGTTACACAAATACGAGTTTTAATAAAGACTTTTTAATCGATTTAGAAAAAGGAAAAGAATGA
- the zwf gene encoding glucose-6-phosphate dehydrogenase, translating to MKQQKTPASLILLFGATGDLAKRKLYPSLYNLFEKGLLSDRFAVVGVARRLKGNEDFRNWVKDSIMTFGERSDQLEEFISHFYYQSHDVSDSSSYTQLKQLVDRLDEQYRLEGNRIFYLAMSPEFFGTVAGHLKADGLTETNGFKRLVIEKPFGHDLQSAIELNNEIRKAFLEEEIYRIDHYLGKEMVQNIEVIRFANAIFEPLWNNRYISNIQVTSSEILGVEDRARYYDKNGALRDMVQNHMMQIVSLLAMEPPIRLTTDEIRSEKVKVLRALRAIKPEEVHQFFVRGQYDQGMINGKEVPAYRDELNVSPDSNTETFVAGKLLIDNFRWAGVPFYIRTGKRMRKKSTKIVVQFKDIPMNLYYKNGSHLNPNLLVINVQPEEGITLHLNVKKTGQIMETTPIKLNFSTNSIDGMNTPEAYEKLLYDCLRGDATNFTHWDEVALSWKFIDTISTVWEQEKGDFPNYQAGSTGPKCSDELLAKDGFCWWSDTELNGKKC from the coding sequence GTGAAACAACAAAAAACTCCTGCATCATTGATCTTACTTTTCGGAGCTACGGGTGATTTAGCAAAAAGAAAATTATATCCATCCTTATATAATTTATTTGAAAAAGGATTGCTTTCCGATCGATTTGCCGTCGTCGGTGTCGCCCGCCGTCTAAAAGGGAACGAGGATTTCCGCAATTGGGTAAAGGATTCGATCATGACCTTCGGTGAACGGTCCGATCAATTAGAGGAATTCATCTCCCATTTTTACTATCAATCCCACGACGTTTCCGACTCGTCTTCCTATACACAGTTGAAACAATTAGTAGACCGATTGGACGAACAATATCGTTTAGAAGGAAACCGGATCTTTTACTTAGCGATGTCACCGGAATTTTTCGGAACGGTTGCCGGACATTTAAAGGCGGACGGTTTGACCGAAACGAACGGATTCAAACGGCTCGTGATCGAAAAACCGTTTGGACATGATCTTCAATCGGCCATTGAATTGAATAATGAAATTCGAAAGGCGTTTCTTGAAGAAGAAATTTACCGTATCGATCATTACTTAGGTAAGGAAATGGTCCAAAACATTGAAGTCATTCGTTTCGCCAACGCCATTTTCGAACCGCTTTGGAACAACCGGTACATATCGAATATTCAAGTGACTTCAAGCGAAATTCTCGGAGTTGAGGATCGGGCGAGATATTACGATAAAAACGGTGCGCTTAGGGATATGGTGCAAAACCATATGATGCAAATCGTCTCCCTTTTAGCGATGGAACCACCGATTCGTTTAACAACCGACGAAATTCGTAGCGAAAAAGTGAAAGTATTACGGGCGTTAAGGGCGATTAAACCGGAAGAAGTTCATCAATTTTTCGTGCGCGGTCAGTATGATCAAGGAATGATTAATGGAAAGGAAGTCCCCGCATATCGGGACGAGTTAAATGTCTCACCCGATTCGAACACCGAAACGTTTGTGGCGGGAAAATTGTTAATTGATAATTTCCGTTGGGCTGGCGTTCCATTCTATATTCGAACAGGAAAACGGATGCGGAAAAAATCGACAAAAATCGTCGTCCAGTTTAAAGACATTCCGATGAATTTATATTATAAAAACGGATCGCATCTCAATCCGAATTTACTCGTAATAAACGTTCAGCCAGAGGAAGGGATTACCCTCCATTTGAACGTGAAAAAAACCGGACAAATTATGGAAACGACACCGATTAAATTGAATTTTTCGACGAACAGCATCGATGGAATGAACACACCGGAAGCGTATGAAAAATTGTTGTACGACTGTTTACGGGGAGACGCAACGAACTTTACCCATTGGGATGAAGTGGCACTATCTTGGAAATTTATCGATACGATCTCCACCGTTTGGGAACAGGAAAAGGGAGACTTTCCGAATTATCAAGCCGGGTCAACAGGTCCGAAGTGTTCCGATGAACTATTGGCAAAGGATGGATTTTGCTGGTGGTCTGACACGGAATTAAACGGCAAAAAATGTTAG
- the rnz gene encoding ribonuclease Z — protein MELTFLGTGAGMPAKHRNVTSIAIKHLYDGSVWLFDCGEATQHQILHTSIKPRKIDKIFITHLHGDHIFGLPGLLGSRSFLEGTEPLHVYGPDGIRDFIETSLKISGTHLKYDLHIHEIDEGIVYEDDRLLICAKKLDHAILSFGYRVVEKDKPGPLLVEKLKREGIMPGPIYKQLKNGETVQLEDGRTISGFDYVGSSKKGRILTVLGDTRFCESSINLAKDADILVHEATFDKRSEEIAHQYFHSTTVQAAKVAFQAGVKKLFITHISSRYEKKDWPILEQEAKEIFPDTEIAYDLKVVHL, from the coding sequence TTGGAACTTACATTTCTTGGCACCGGTGCGGGGATGCCTGCGAAACATCGGAATGTTACATCCATTGCCATCAAACATTTGTATGATGGTTCCGTTTGGCTGTTCGATTGTGGAGAAGCGACCCAACACCAAATTTTGCATACGTCAATTAAACCGAGGAAAATCGATAAAATTTTTATTACCCACCTGCACGGAGATCATATTTTCGGTTTGCCCGGTTTGTTAGGCAGTCGCTCCTTTTTAGAAGGGACGGAACCGTTACATGTGTATGGTCCAGACGGGATCCGCGATTTTATCGAAACGTCTTTGAAAATTAGCGGGACCCATTTGAAATATGATCTACATATCCATGAAATTGATGAGGGAATCGTTTATGAAGACGATCGACTGTTAATTTGTGCCAAAAAACTCGACCATGCGATTTTATCGTTCGGATACCGGGTCGTTGAAAAGGATAAACCCGGTCCGTTACTCGTGGAAAAATTGAAAAGGGAAGGCATTATGCCCGGACCGATTTATAAGCAGTTAAAAAACGGAGAAACGGTTCAATTGGAAGATGGGCGGACGATTTCCGGTTTCGATTATGTCGGGTCGAGCAAAAAAGGTCGAATTTTGACCGTTTTAGGAGACACACGTTTTTGTGAGTCTAGTATCAATTTGGCGAAGGACGCGGATATTCTCGTCCATGAAGCGACCTTCGATAAACGATCGGAGGAAATCGCCCATCAATATTTCCATTCGACGACGGTACAGGCGGCCAAAGTGGCATTTCAGGCAGGGGTGAAAAAACTATTTATCACCCATATTAGTTCCCGCTACGAAAAAAAAGACTGGCCGATATTAGAACAGGAAGCGAAAGAAATTTTCCCGGACACGGAAATCGCCTACGATTTAAAAGTCGTCCATCTTTAA
- the namA gene encoding NADPH dehydrogenase NamA, with product MMMKLFEPLTIKNVTLPNRIVMSPMCMYACDSEDGTVQDWHFTHYISRAVGQVGFILLEATSVTPEGRITSKDLGIWDDKHVEGLKKLVQRMKTYGAKTGIQLAHAGRKATVSQKIVAPSPIRYSEKFPTPMALTKNQIDELVNAFQQAAIRAKEAGFDVIEIHAAHGYLIHQFLSPLTNKRTDEYGETMENRSRFLFEIIKAVRNVWEGPLFVRVSATDYHQEGLNVTDYIALAKKLKVAGVDLIDVSSGGIVSKIQYETYPGYQVPLAEKIKSEANIAVGAVGMITRPEHAEEILQNERADLIFLGRELLRNPYWPYYAAKKLGVHIQSPKPYERGWM from the coding sequence ATGATGATGAAACTATTTGAACCGTTGACGATAAAAAATGTAACATTGCCGAATCGAATCGTTATGAGCCCGATGTGCATGTACGCTTGTGATTCGGAAGACGGTACTGTACAAGATTGGCATTTTACCCATTACATTAGTAGAGCCGTCGGACAAGTCGGCTTCATTCTTCTTGAAGCAACGAGTGTAACGCCTGAAGGGAGAATAACGTCGAAGGATTTAGGGATTTGGGATGACAAACATGTTGAAGGATTGAAAAAACTCGTCCAACGCATGAAAACATACGGGGCGAAAACGGGAATCCAACTCGCCCACGCAGGGAGAAAGGCGACCGTCTCACAAAAAATCGTCGCACCGAGCCCAATCCGATATAGCGAGAAATTTCCAACGCCGATGGCACTTACGAAAAATCAAATCGATGAATTAGTAAACGCCTTTCAACAGGCAGCGATCCGAGCGAAGGAAGCCGGATTTGACGTCATCGAAATTCACGCTGCCCACGGCTATTTAATTCATCAATTTCTATCACCGTTAACGAATAAACGGACGGATGAATACGGAGAAACGATGGAAAACCGCTCCCGCTTTTTATTCGAAATCATTAAAGCGGTAAGAAACGTTTGGGAAGGTCCACTGTTTGTCAGAGTTTCTGCAACGGACTACCATCAGGAAGGATTGAACGTAACAGACTACATTGCCCTCGCTAAAAAATTAAAAGTAGCTGGTGTCGATCTCATCGATGTTAGTTCTGGAGGGATCGTATCGAAAATCCAATACGAAACATATCCCGGTTACCAAGTACCTTTAGCGGAAAAAATTAAATCCGAGGCAAATATAGCTGTCGGAGCTGTCGGAATGATTACACGTCCAGAACATGCGGAAGAGATTTTGCAAAACGAACGGGCGGATCTCATCTTTCTCGGGCGGGAATTGTTAAGAAATCCGTACTGGCCGTATTATGCAGCAAAAAAATTAGGGGTGCACATCCAATCCCCGAAACCGTACGAACGGGGATGGATGTAA